ATCCCATTAATACTGGGCATTTGATCCATCCGGTTTGGATAAAATCTGTTCGGCTTCGTATCCAAAGAAGAATTGTTTCAGAGTGTCGGTGCCAGCAATGAAACAAGCTTGGTAAAACCCGGGAGTGAGATTCGTGAGAGTGACTGATGCACGACCGCGAAAGCCTCCACCGGGAGCTATCGAATCTGTTCCGAAAGAGTAGGTTATAAAGGTAGACGATACAGCATTGCCGAAATCTGTTGCAATGTCCATACGTATCATATCCGAGAAAGCTGACTGTGCAGATGTCAATTCCAGCATGAAGCGTACTGGATGTTCGTTATCGAACATCCAGTTTTGCTCAACAGGAATATTGAGATTTATGGTCTCCTGTGTATAACTTTTTATTGAGTATCCGGTCAGGAGTATAATGATGTATATCCACTTTTGCATCCTGTTAATCATTGTAATTACTCTTTGATATAAAACGTAATCAGCACTCCTTTATGATCGCTTGGCCACTGATTGTTTACGGGCGGAATGATTGGATCTTTGGTTTGTTCTTCTATTCTTTGTCCGCGTACAATAGAGCCTGTTGGACCTACTATCTGGGCACTTTTTATTTGTAGATTTTTATTTGGATAATAGTAAACGAAATCAATTCGTTCGCGTTCATCTGCCTCCGGTGCCCATGAGAGATTCTCTGGAATGACAGATTTATTGTCTGCAGGGAAAGTGAATCCCGGACATTTCACCGGATCGGGATGGATTACCCGGTAGGCATCTTTATATCCCCGTTGAACCAACAATTTGGAAGTTCCCCAATTGACGATACATCCGCGATGATCGAATAGATCTTTTGTATCGGCCTGCCAATCCAGATAAGAAGGCTCATTCAGATCTCCGGCAAAAAATACGAGTGCTCCTTGCTCTAGCTCTTTGGCAGCGTTGTTGATAAAAGCTTGGGCGGATTCTATACGGTCTGATTCTTCGCAGACAGCAAGTATCTTGTTTACATCAGTGATAGGAGCCAGAAGTTTATCCCAATTAACGCTACCGTCATTGTATCCCCGGGGATAGTAACAGGTGTAGTAACGATACTCTGAATGTGCCGGGTAAACGGCCACTCGTTTCCCATTGACATCCAGAATCGCTTTGAACATCCATTTGTTGATGCGTTCTGTCTCTTTGATCGGATATTTTGATATGACCGCTCTTCCGTCTATTCGTGCATCGTAATAGATGAGTCCCTTATCTTTAAGCCCTTGCATTAGTTTAGGCATCACGGGATCGTCTTGTGGACCTTTATATAATTCGCAAAATGTAGCAATGTCTGGCTGTAGGGTAGCAATCTGTTCTATCAGATATTCCGGAGCATGCTCCACCTTGGTACACTCCACCCATAAGTTGAGTTGAAGGAACTTAATCTCTGTTTTCTTTCCTGTTTCTTCTTCCGGTACAGATACTTCCGTATTGGTTTTAGAACATGCAGTGATAACAGGAAGTATGGCAATAATAATAGTTAATAACCACTTTTGCATAATCTGTATTTTTTAGATTTGATTACCAGCCCGGATTCTGACAGTTAGTTCCTGAAGCATTCTGTAACCGGATTGCTTCGTCACCCGGTATTGGATATAATAGGAATTTTTCACTATATGCTTTTCGGTTATTATCTACTACAAAACGGGAGTAACTTCCATCTGAGTTTGCTTTCATTCCGGTGATTACTTTATCTGTTTGATCCAGTATCTTCCAACGGCGTACATCAAAGAAGCGGTGTTCTTCAAAAGCAAGTTCTACGCGTCTTTCGTTCCTGATTCGCAGACGAAACTGATCACAGGATAATCCGTAAGGAATGCCTGGCATACCTACTCTGGAACGTACTGCATTGACTGCGTCTACGGCATCATTGGGTACAGTTCCGGTAGTGGATGCTTCATTAGCTGCCTCTGCATAATTCAAATATAATTCAGCTAGGCGGAACTCTTTGAAGTAACCATCCAGATTGCCGGAACGTCCGGATTTATAATGCGAGAACTTACGCGTATAATAGCCGGTACAGGTGTAACGTGCGTTACTGGGATCAAGTGCACAGTTTCCTCCTGTCTTGGTTGAGAGTAGTGCACCGGTTTCCAGGTTTAGTTTGGAACCATCATAATAAATAGAAGCTTTAAGACGCGGATCACGGTTCTCATACGGTTTGGCTTGATTGTAGAGACCTTGAACAGCCGAATTCAAGTTAGGCTGCAGATGATTGGCATCTAGATAAGGGCTCTCTAAATTGAGCAGAGGATAAGATTCTGTCATGTCACCGTTCACAACTTCATAGGCATCAAGTAGCTCTTGCGACGGACACGCACCGGCATCTGTCTGGCCGTCGGTAGTTGGCAGGCCAGCATAATTCCACATATACATTTGTCCAACTTCCATAATGGTTTCTTTGTCATTAACTACCGGCAAGTCAGTGCGCGAATAGAAATACACATCATAAGGAGAATAACCAGCTGTAGCATTCGGCTGTTTCTTATAAAGTTCATAATTGTTCGCCAGACAGTCATCCAGAGACTTTTTAGTAATTTCTGCGGCTTCTGTCCAAGTGATTGTTCCGTCATTGTACAGAGGACTGGCTGCATAGAGTGATATCTGTGAACGGATGGCTGCACAGATGGCTTTTGTCATAACGTGACGGTAGTTCTCCTTATCTAAGGAACGCCATCCCCATTCTTCAACAGTGGGAATATCAATAGCAGCCTGACAATCAGCTAATATTTGGCGGGCACACTCGCCAAATGTACCTCTTTTAACCTTGGTATAATCGTAGTCGGGAGTTGTTATGATGGGAACACCTCCATAACGTTTCACCAATTGAAGATAATAGAAAGCGCGTAATGTAAGTACCTGTGCCTTGAAACTGTTACGTATATCTTCCGAGTAGACACTGGCAGTAGGGATATTGGCAAGAAAGATGTTGCAGGCACGAATCCCTTGATAATAATAATTGTAGTTTTCCGGATTTCCTTCGATGCCCTCCAGCGGATTGCTGAAGGGAGATAATTGTCCTTCATTCCATTTGCGGGTAACTCCGTTCTGTAGTTCCCAGGAATCTTTGGCTTCATCCGTACAGCCAGCTAGCATGGTATAGTTATAGTTCATTCCGTAATTCAGAATCCATCCATAACATTGATTCATATAAGTATACGTTTTACGGTTCGTGGTAAACAAATCGCTGTAATCCGTACGGCCGTCCGGATGATCTTCAATTTCAGTACATCCTATGAATGAGGATAATATGAGTAAGGAGAATACTCCTGATATGATTTTATTTATTTTCATAACTTCAGTCTTTAGAAATTCAGGTTAAGTCCTATGTTAAATGTTCTGTAAATGGGGTATACAGAGTAGGAATATTGTTCTGGGTCTAGATTATCGAACTTGAGAGGTGAGGTGGTCAACAAATTGGCTCCGCTGATATAAAATCTCATTTTCTCCAGTTTCAGCTTACTGCTCCAACGTTTAGGAAGTGTATAACCTAATACTACATTCTTCAATCTCATATAGTTATTTTTGGAATAGAAGAATTCATTCGATTGGAGACTTGAAGAGCTTCCTGTGGTCAAAGCCGGATAGCTGATTTTTTCATTTGCCGCATAGCGATCTGCTGTCCAGGCATTACGGTGCAGGTCTGTGTACACTCCTTGGTAAGCATTATCGAAGATACCGCATCCACTGTAATAGGCTGCTGTACCTGATACACCTTGTAACTGAACATACAAGTCAAAGTTTTTGTATTCCAGTTGAATAGAACCACCATAAGAAAGTGTAGGTAGTGTCTGGGCTTTGTCCATCGGTGCCTGGTCACGCTCATCTATATTTCCGTCGTTATTTAAGTCTTTGTAAATGAAATCACCTGGGCGCGGAGAAGCACCAGAGAATCGCAGACCGCTTTTATCTATTTCCTCCTGGCTATTATAGTAGCCGTTTCCGTTGGAATAGTCAATCAGATATCCGAACTGTTGTCCTGCAGAATAGCCGGTTTTACGATATGGATAGTAATATCCGCTGGCGGTACGGTTCAACTCTTTTATGTCAGTTACTTCATTTTTATTGTATCCCATATTCCCTCTGATAGTCATTCTTAATCCACATTTCAGATTCTTGATATAAGATAGTTCAAGATCAAATCCTTTGTTGTTCATCTTACCCAGATTTTCAAATGGCAGATTTTCACTGGCGATACCTTGTGCAGAAGATACACTGTTATTTTGGATAGCCATTTGGGTCTGTTTCACGTTCCAATAATCAAATGTGATACCTAGTGAGTTGAATAAGGTAACATCTATTCCGTAATTTTGCTGGAAAGATTCTTCATAATGGATATACGGATTACCTTGCATACCTTCTACAGTATGAAAGCCATAGTAGTTGCTTAGTAAGTAACCTGCATCTTTATAACGTACATCTGTAGCATACAGGAAACGGGTGTCAGATATCTGGTCATTGCCCAGCCAGCCGGCAGATGCGCGTATTTTGAGGAAGGACAACCAATCTGTGTCTTTCAGGAAACTTTCGTTGGATACCACCCAAGCGGCAGATACTGTCGGGAAGAATTTAAAACGGTTACCCGGTTTGAACTGTTCTGTGCCATCATAGGTAAAGTCTCCCTGTATATAGTACCGTGAATCATAGCCGTATTTCACATGTCCCATCAATGACAAACGATCGTATGGGAGATCACCGTTTTTCATCATATTCTCATTGAAATAGCTGACAAATGCATCTACTTCATGTTTGCCTCCAAAAATACGATTATAGTTGATGAACCCTTGGAAGTTGATAAAGTAGCGCATATTAGCGGTCTTACTTAAACTTAGAGGAAGAGTGGTGTGAGTACCGAAAAGTCCGCTGCCATTGGCTGCATAACGTGCGTAGTCAGTAGAACCATAGATTGTTCCGTCATAGTTTGCTTCATAACCTACTATTCCTTTTACGCTCAATCCTTTAGTCAGGAATCCCAGATCCAGATTCATTCCATAAGCGACGTTCAGGTTGATACCTGTTTGATGGCTATATCCGGAGCGGTTGATAAGTCCGTAAGTAGGATATTCATTGTATTCTGCAGTAATCACTTTTCCGTCTTCGGTGATAGGTCCAGGTACGGTGGGGGCCATCTGATAGATCGAATTCATGATATCTCCTGTCCCGTTGTATCCTTGATTTATCCGGTCGATAGTGACATTTGTGTTAAGGAAACAGTTTAGATAACGATGCAGAGTGACGTCCACATTAGCTAAAATGTTGAAGCGATGCAATTTGAGTGCAGGATTATAATTATCATTCTTCTCTGCATCAATCAGGCTGTTTTGGTGAAGATAACCGGCATTAACAAGGTATTTAACCCGGTTGTTACCTCCGCTGATATTTACGTTGTAACGTTGCATACTGGCTGCATCATTCATGAAAGTGTCATACCAGTCGTGTCCCGGCATAGTTCCATCTGTAAACCCGGCTATTTCATATAAAGAATAGAGTGGAGTGCCACCGTCATTGAGTAAGGCCTGGTTACGCATTTGTGCGTATTCACCGGTACTTACTATTTTAGGA
The Bacteroides caecimuris DNA segment above includes these coding regions:
- a CDS encoding RagB/SusD family nutrient uptake outer membrane protein, with the protein product MKINKIISGVFSLLILSSFIGCTEIEDHPDGRTDYSDLFTTNRKTYTYMNQCYGWILNYGMNYNYTMLAGCTDEAKDSWELQNGVTRKWNEGQLSPFSNPLEGIEGNPENYNYYYQGIRACNIFLANIPTASVYSEDIRNSFKAQVLTLRAFYYLQLVKRYGGVPIITTPDYDYTKVKRGTFGECARQILADCQAAIDIPTVEEWGWRSLDKENYRHVMTKAICAAIRSQISLYAASPLYNDGTITWTEAAEITKKSLDDCLANNYELYKKQPNATAGYSPYDVYFYSRTDLPVVNDKETIMEVGQMYMWNYAGLPTTDGQTDAGACPSQELLDAYEVVNGDMTESYPLLNLESPYLDANHLQPNLNSAVQGLYNQAKPYENRDPRLKASIYYDGSKLNLETGALLSTKTGGNCALDPSNARYTCTGYYTRKFSHYKSGRSGNLDGYFKEFRLAELYLNYAEAANEASTTGTVPNDAVDAVNAVRSRVGMPGIPYGLSCDQFRLRIRNERRVELAFEEHRFFDVRRWKILDQTDKVITGMKANSDGSYSRFVVDNNRKAYSEKFLLYPIPGDEAIRLQNASGTNCQNPGW
- a CDS encoding SusC/RagA family TonB-linked outer membrane protein; this translates as MYMKNRIITLLCIVCLFTGNEVCRAQVQEVISGVVRNESNEPLDGAIISVPDNPEYTTSSDKDGKFIMEIPSGASMVICKIPGYRNQTMKFTLNKPVEFCLISDIAGQDTSLEVAMLQKERKGGYTGAISTVQGEELVKTPNSGFSATLTGRLTGLTSIQSTSTPADDATTMYIRGLNSINGNSPLVVLDGIPAPLFDMNTLDANTVESVSILKDAAAKALYGPRASSGVILITTKRGEIGRTKVNVNMDFSIQQATQRPKIVSTGEYAQMRNQALLNDGGTPLYSLYEIAGFTDGTMPGHDWYDTFMNDAASMQRYNVNISGGNNRVKYLVNAGYLHQNSLIDAEKNDNYNPALKLHRFNILANVDVTLHRYLNCFLNTNVTIDRINQGYNGTGDIMNSIYQMAPTVPGPITEDGKVITAEYNEYPTYGLINRSGYSHQTGINLNVAYGMNLDLGFLTKGLSVKGIVGYEANYDGTIYGSTDYARYAANGSGLFGTHTTLPLSLSKTANMRYFINFQGFINYNRIFGGKHEVDAFVSYFNENMMKNGDLPYDRLSLMGHVKYGYDSRYYIQGDFTYDGTEQFKPGNRFKFFPTVSAAWVVSNESFLKDTDWLSFLKIRASAGWLGNDQISDTRFLYATDVRYKDAGYLLSNYYGFHTVEGMQGNPYIHYEESFQQNYGIDVTLFNSLGITFDYWNVKQTQMAIQNNSVSSAQGIASENLPFENLGKMNNKGFDLELSYIKNLKCGLRMTIRGNMGYNKNEVTDIKELNRTASGYYYPYRKTGYSAGQQFGYLIDYSNGNGYYNSQEEIDKSGLRFSGASPRPGDFIYKDLNNDGNIDERDQAPMDKAQTLPTLSYGGSIQLEYKNFDLYVQLQGVSGTAAYYSGCGIFDNAYQGVYTDLHRNAWTADRYAANEKISYPALTTGSSSSLQSNEFFYSKNNYMRLKNVVLGYTLPKRWSSKLKLEKMRFYISGANLLTTSPLKFDNLDPEQYSYSVYPIYRTFNIGLNLNF
- a CDS encoding endonuclease/exonuclease/phosphatase family protein — protein: MQKWLLTIIIAILPVITACSKTNTEVSVPEEETGKKTEIKFLQLNLWVECTKVEHAPEYLIEQIATLQPDIATFCELYKGPQDDPVMPKLMQGLKDKGLIYYDARIDGRAVISKYPIKETERINKWMFKAILDVNGKRVAVYPAHSEYRYYTCYYPRGYNDGSVNWDKLLAPITDVNKILAVCEESDRIESAQAFINNAAKELEQGALVFFAGDLNEPSYLDWQADTKDLFDHRGCIVNWGTSKLLVQRGYKDAYRVIHPDPVKCPGFTFPADNKSVIPENLSWAPEADERERIDFVYYYPNKNLQIKSAQIVGPTGSIVRGQRIEEQTKDPIIPPVNNQWPSDHKGVLITFYIKE